A region from the Methanofollis liminatans DSM 4140 genome encodes:
- a CDS encoding ABC transporter permease, with amino-acid sequence MEQHPGGPQAARPGEPVRFSEPLKAVTIGVAALLTLFIVVLMLLVVTHPPPAAILASLASREIQFAIYLSLVTSLVSTAICILIAVPSAYALARYDFFGKHAVNTVIDLPLALPPLVAGVALLLFFGTTPVGKALAEAGLVFVFTPLGIIVAQVFVNFPFMLRIMRSTFEGISPRYEYVAKTLGCTDVQALWRVTLPMATSGLIAGGVITWAKGIGEFGAALMLAGATRMKTETLPISLFLNMSCGELEMAISAATILIVISIASLYVFERYGGSARL; translated from the coding sequence ATGGAACAGCACCCCGGAGGCCCTCAGGCAGCGCGGCCGGGTGAACCTGTGAGGTTTTCTGAGCCTCTGAAGGCGGTGACGATCGGTGTTGCCGCCCTGCTCACCCTCTTCATCGTCGTCCTGATGCTCCTTGTCGTCACCCATCCTCCTCCCGCCGCCATCCTCGCCTCTCTTGCCTCACGGGAGATCCAGTTTGCCATCTACCTCTCGCTCGTCACCTCGCTGGTCTCCACCGCGATCTGTATCCTGATCGCCGTACCGTCGGCGTATGCCCTTGCGAGATACGATTTTTTCGGCAAACATGCGGTGAACACGGTCATCGACCTGCCGCTCGCCCTTCCGCCCCTTGTCGCCGGTGTCGCCCTTCTCCTCTTCTTCGGGACCACGCCGGTGGGAAAAGCGCTGGCTGAAGCCGGTCTCGTCTTCGTCTTCACCCCCCTCGGGATCATTGTGGCACAGGTGTTCGTGAACTTCCCGTTCATGCTCAGGATCATGCGCTCCACCTTCGAGGGGATCAGCCCCCGCTACGAGTACGTGGCAAAGACCCTCGGGTGCACCGATGTTCAGGCCCTCTGGCGCGTCACCCTGCCGATGGCGACGAGCGGTCTGATCGCCGGCGGCGTGATCACCTGGGCAAAGGGGATCGGCGAGTTCGGAGCGGCGCTCATGCTCGCCGGTGCGACGCGGATGAAGACCGAGACGCTGCCGATCTCCCTGTTCCTGAATATGTCCTGCGGAGAACTGGAGATGGCGATCTCGGCGGCGACGATCCTGATCGTCATCTCGATCGCATCGCTCTATGTTTTTGAACGGTATGGCGGGAGCGCCCGCCTGTAG
- the wtpC gene encoding tungstate ABC transporter ATP-binding protein WtpC, which produces MLEIENVSKDMGEFVLKDASLTVNDGEYLVIIGPTGAGKTILLETLAGIYPPDSGRVVLNGRDITNALPRERNICMVYQDYMLFPHLTVAENIGFGLRNRKMDPAEIERKVNDAARFLCIDHLLHRHPETLSGGEQQRAAIARAVVMEPALLLLDEPLSALDGQTREKLRKELRRLHDLYRITVIHVTHNFEEVFSLADRVVVIRGGEIVQVGEPHEVFRKPNCEFVANFVGVENLFRGACVCRGGLCEIDAEGVRIVSATCSENGTATATVRPEDILVSRAPLDSSAQNSLKGRIETIADNGTVVRITVDAGIPFVVVLTRRGVVDLGLAEGDEVWITFKASSVHVF; this is translated from the coding sequence ATGCTGGAGATTGAAAACGTATCCAAGGATATGGGGGAGTTTGTCCTGAAGGACGCCTCCCTCACGGTGAACGACGGCGAATACCTGGTGATCATCGGGCCGACCGGTGCCGGAAAGACGATCCTCCTCGAGACGCTGGCCGGGATCTATCCCCCTGACTCCGGCCGCGTGGTCCTGAACGGCCGGGACATCACCAATGCGCTGCCGCGGGAGCGGAACATCTGCATGGTCTATCAGGACTACATGCTCTTCCCCCACCTCACGGTGGCGGAGAACATCGGGTTCGGGCTGCGGAACCGGAAGATGGACCCGGCGGAGATCGAGCGGAAAGTGAACGATGCCGCCCGATTCCTCTGCATCGACCACCTCCTCCACCGCCACCCGGAGACGCTCTCCGGCGGCGAGCAGCAGCGGGCGGCGATCGCCCGTGCAGTCGTGATGGAGCCCGCACTCCTGCTCCTCGACGAACCGCTGAGCGCCCTGGACGGACAGACGCGCGAGAAACTCAGGAAGGAGTTGCGGCGCCTCCATGACCTCTACAGGATCACGGTGATCCATGTCACCCACAACTTCGAGGAGGTCTTCTCCCTCGCCGACCGCGTGGTCGTGATCAGGGGCGGCGAGATCGTGCAGGTCGGTGAACCGCATGAGGTCTTCAGGAAACCGAACTGCGAGTTTGTGGCAAATTTTGTGGGTGTGGAGAACCTCTTCCGCGGTGCATGCGTGTGCAGGGGAGGGCTATGTGAGATCGATGCCGAAGGCGTCAGGATCGTCTCTGCCACCTGTTCGGAGAACGGTACGGCCACGGCGACCGTCAGGCCCGAGGATATCCTGGTCTCACGCGCCCCCCTGGATTCGAGCGCTCAAAATTCACTGAAGGGGAGGATAGAGACGATCGCGGACAACGGCACGGTCGTCCGGATCACGGTGGATGCAGGCATCCCCTTTGTGGTGGTGCTCACCCGGCGCGGTGTGGTCGACCTGGGTCTCGCCGAGGGTGATGAGGTCTGGATCACCTTCAAGGCCTCATCGGTTCATGTCTTTTGA
- a CDS encoding amino acid kinase family protein: MKEKRFELQSGLRGETLVRKGLMRRIDEIPQIRIMPDLNVVKIGGHGTMDFGREVVFPLVEEIGALKNAGEKLLVVTGGGVRVRHIMDIGINLGMPTGVLAELAGKISEQNALMMSLLLSRYGGTQVKSGDLLELPTLTSLGLLPVTHGTPPYGLYEQPAEIGSIPPNRTDTGAVLMAEVMGAKNCILAKNVDGLFTADPFANPDADFIPEIAAKDLLAMDMEDMVLEKKAVELLIHTKHITEIRVVNGHVPGNITKAVRGDAVGTLIHR, translated from the coding sequence ATCAAAGAGAAACGCTTTGAACTCCAGTCCGGTCTCCGGGGAGAAACATTGGTCCGAAAGGGCTTGATGCGTCGTATCGACGAGATCCCGCAGATCAGGATTATGCCTGACCTGAACGTGGTGAAGATCGGCGGCCACGGCACGATGGACTTCGGCCGCGAGGTGGTTTTTCCTCTTGTAGAGGAGATCGGCGCCCTGAAGAATGCCGGCGAGAAACTCCTCGTCGTGACCGGCGGCGGCGTGCGGGTCCGTCATATCATGGATATCGGGATCAACCTGGGCATGCCCACCGGTGTGCTTGCAGAACTCGCCGGCAAGATCAGCGAGCAGAACGCCCTGATGATGTCTCTTCTCCTCTCCCGGTATGGCGGCACGCAGGTGAAGTCCGGGGATCTCCTCGAGCTTCCCACCCTCACCTCCCTCGGCCTCCTCCCGGTGACCCATGGCACCCCGCCGTACGGGCTCTACGAGCAGCCCGCCGAGATCGGGTCGATCCCGCCGAACCGGACCGACACCGGCGCCGTCCTCATGGCCGAAGTGATGGGTGCGAAGAACTGCATCCTCGCAAAAAACGTCGACGGTCTCTTCACCGCAGACCCGTTCGCCAATCCTGATGCAGACTTCATCCCGGAGATCGCTGCGAAGGATCTCCTGGCGATGGATATGGAGGACATGGTGCTGGAGAAGAAGGCCGTCGAACTCCTCATCCACACCAAGCATATCACCGAGATCAGGGTGGTCAACGGGCATGTGCCCGGAAATATCACAAAGGCCGTCCGCGGCGATGCGGTCGGCACCCTGATCCACCGGTAA